The following are encoded together in the Bradyrhizobium genosp. L genome:
- a CDS encoding nitronate monooxygenase: MKSPICDMLGIEFPLLAFSHCRDVVAAVSRAGGFGVLGATAHSPDTLEQELKWIDAHVDGKPYGIDVLIPENISTAGEKNVTWKSLEARISPEHRDFTRNLLKKHDIELATSNVADNAPQPFDGETALQLLDVSFRHPIKLIANALGVPPKTMIERGRAHGVPVAALVGAKEHALRQVAAGVDILVVQGTEAGGHCGEVSTMVLVPEVIKAIKPIRDVPVLAAGGIMTGRQMAACMAMGAAGAWTGSVWLATVESETSEIFREKMIAASSRDAVRSKGRTGKPARQLRSVWTDAWERAPDSPGALPMPLQSIISRDAFNAIDRSAAAGNVKARDLVSYFVGQGVGLIDSVKSAGAVVQEFKEDFAEAVEHMNALVAE; the protein is encoded by the coding sequence ATGAAATCACCGATCTGCGACATGCTGGGGATCGAATTCCCCCTGCTCGCCTTCAGCCATTGCCGCGACGTGGTGGCGGCGGTCAGCCGCGCCGGCGGCTTCGGCGTGCTCGGCGCCACCGCGCATTCCCCTGATACGCTCGAGCAGGAGCTGAAGTGGATCGACGCCCATGTCGACGGCAAGCCCTATGGCATCGACGTGCTGATCCCGGAAAACATCTCGACCGCGGGCGAGAAGAACGTCACCTGGAAGAGCCTGGAGGCGCGCATCTCGCCGGAGCACCGCGACTTCACCCGCAATCTGCTCAAGAAGCACGACATCGAGCTCGCGACCAGCAACGTCGCCGACAACGCGCCGCAGCCGTTCGACGGCGAGACTGCGCTGCAGCTGCTCGACGTCTCCTTCCGTCATCCGATCAAGCTGATTGCGAATGCGCTCGGCGTCCCGCCGAAGACGATGATCGAGCGCGGCCGCGCCCATGGCGTGCCGGTTGCAGCTCTCGTCGGCGCCAAGGAGCACGCGCTGCGCCAGGTCGCGGCTGGCGTCGATATCCTCGTGGTGCAGGGCACCGAGGCCGGCGGCCATTGCGGCGAGGTCTCGACCATGGTGCTGGTGCCCGAGGTGATCAAGGCGATCAAACCGATCCGCGATGTGCCGGTGCTGGCGGCCGGCGGCATCATGACGGGCAGGCAGATGGCGGCCTGCATGGCAATGGGCGCGGCCGGGGCCTGGACCGGATCGGTGTGGCTTGCCACGGTCGAGTCTGAGACTTCGGAGATCTTCCGCGAGAAGATGATCGCGGCCTCCTCGCGCGACGCGGTGCGCTCGAAGGGCCGCACCGGAAAGCCGGCGCGACAGCTCCGCTCGGTCTGGACCGATGCATGGGAGCGCGCGCCCGACAGCCCCGGCGCGCTGCCGATGCCGCTGCAGAGCATCATCAGCCGCGACGCCTTCAACGCCATCGACCGCTCGGCAGCCGCCGGCAACGTCAAGGCGCGCGACCTCGTCAGCTATTTCGTCGGCCAGGGCGTCGGCCTGATCGACAGCGTGAAATCG
- the yghU gene encoding glutathione-dependent disulfide-bond oxidoreductase, with protein sequence MTDTPAYEPPKVWTWNKDSGGRFASINRPIAGPTHDKELPVGRHPLQLYSLATPNGVKVTVMLEELLAAGHTGAEYDAWLIKIDGNQFGSGFVGVNPNSKIPALMDRSTAEPIRVFESGSILVYLAEKFGAFLPTDVKTRAETFSWLFWQMGAAPYLGGGFGHFYAYAPTKIEYAIDRFAMEVKRQLDVLDRRLADNEYLAGNVYTIADMAVWPWYGSLAKGLLYGASGEFLSVQDYKNVQRWTDAIAARPAVKRGRMVNRTWGEPSSQLHERHDAGDFDTQTQDKIGEGAATS encoded by the coding sequence GTGACCGACACCCCCGCCTACGAGCCGCCAAAAGTCTGGACCTGGAACAAGGACAGCGGCGGACGCTTCGCCAGCATCAACCGGCCGATCGCCGGCCCCACCCATGACAAGGAATTGCCGGTCGGCCGCCATCCGCTGCAACTCTATTCGCTGGCGACGCCGAATGGCGTCAAGGTCACCGTGATGCTGGAGGAGCTTTTGGCAGCGGGCCACACCGGCGCCGAATACGACGCCTGGCTGATCAAGATCGACGGCAATCAGTTCGGCAGCGGCTTCGTCGGCGTCAATCCGAACTCGAAAATCCCGGCGCTGATGGACCGCAGCACGGCGGAGCCGATTCGGGTGTTCGAATCCGGCTCGATCCTGGTTTATCTCGCGGAAAAGTTCGGCGCGTTCCTGCCGACCGACGTCAAGACCCGTGCGGAAACCTTCTCCTGGCTGTTCTGGCAGATGGGCGCCGCGCCCTATCTCGGCGGCGGCTTCGGGCACTTCTACGCCTATGCGCCGACCAAGATCGAATACGCCATCGACCGCTTCGCGATGGAGGTGAAGCGTCAACTCGACGTGCTCGACCGCCGGCTCGCCGACAACGAATATCTCGCCGGCAACGTCTACACCATCGCCGACATGGCGGTGTGGCCGTGGTACGGCAGCCTCGCCAAGGGCCTGCTCTACGGCGCCTCCGGCGAATTCCTCTCGGTGCAAGATTACAAGAACGTGCAGCGCTGGACCGACGCGATCGCCGCGCGGCCCGCGGTGAAGCGCGGCCGCATGGTCAACCGCACCTGGGGCGAGCCGTCGAGCCAGCTCCACGAGCGGCACGACGCCGGCGATTTCGACACGCAGACACAGGACAAGATCGGCGAGGGCGCGGCGACGTCGTAA
- a CDS encoding GNAT family N-acetyltransferase has protein sequence MSDTFRDNEAQTRFELQVDGATAFVVYRKTPDTITLVHTEVPPELGGRGIGSKIARATLDAVRTQGRKLVVTCEFIQGFMKKNPEYDDLLA, from the coding sequence ATGAGCGACACTTTCCGCGACAACGAGGCGCAAACCCGGTTCGAGCTTCAGGTCGACGGCGCGACCGCCTTCGTCGTCTATCGCAAGACGCCTGATACGATCACGCTGGTCCACACCGAAGTGCCGCCGGAGCTCGGCGGCCGCGGCATCGGCTCGAAGATCGCACGCGCCACGCTCGATGCGGTGCGCACGCAGGGCCGCAAGCTCGTCGTCACATGCGAGTTCATCCAGGGCTTCATGAAGAAGAACCCGGAGTATGACGATCTGCTGGCGTGA
- a CDS encoding flavin reductase family protein — MEYAPEDLTQRERYKVLTSFVLPRPIAWVTSVDDNGVVNAAPFSFFNVFCEDPPLCMFAVNRRPGGKEKDTLVNIRRTGEFVVHLTDEPLARAMHETSGDFPPEIGEPDYLGLKLAPSRKIAVPRLTDAPWAMECKTWKLIDVNGDRQLIMGEGIHFHVRDELWDHDAMRVHMERYHPIGRMFADRYCRTDDRVVFPPAEGAKT, encoded by the coding sequence ATGGAATACGCCCCCGAAGATCTCACCCAGCGCGAACGCTACAAGGTGCTGACCTCGTTCGTGCTGCCGCGGCCGATCGCCTGGGTGACGAGCGTGGACGACAATGGCGTGGTCAATGCGGCACCGTTCTCGTTCTTCAACGTGTTCTGCGAGGATCCGCCGCTCTGCATGTTCGCGGTCAATCGCCGACCCGGCGGCAAGGAGAAGGACACGCTGGTCAACATCCGGCGTACCGGCGAGTTCGTGGTCCATCTGACGGACGAGCCGCTGGCGCGCGCAATGCATGAGACCAGCGGCGACTTTCCGCCGGAGATCGGCGAGCCGGATTACCTCGGATTGAAGCTTGCGCCCTCGCGCAAGATCGCGGTGCCCAGGCTTACCGACGCGCCATGGGCGATGGAATGCAAGACCTGGAAGCTGATCGACGTCAACGGCGACCGCCAGCTCATCATGGGCGAAGGCATCCACTTCCACGTCAGAGACGAATTGTGGGATCACGATGCGATGCGCGTGCACATGGAGCGCTATCACCCGATCGGCCGCATGTTCGCCGACCGCTACTGCCGCACCGACGACCGCGTGGTGTTTCCGCCGGCGGAAGGCGCCAAGACATAA
- a CDS encoding acyl-CoA dehydrogenase family protein, translated as MKHAYVPRTTNYTLNPGDELNDLRMSEQVRPLYDHVKQFIRDTVEPMSVEFYRAGEKKTDRWSFTDQQLAVLQKAKDRAKEVGLWNFFLPDAETGDGLNNLDYAYIAAELGKSPLASETMNCSAPDTGNMEVLERVGTKEQKEKWLKPLLNGEIRSAYAMTEPNVASSDAKNISTTAKLVGDEWVINGEKYYISGLGDPRCKIMIVMVKTNPDAAPSKQQSQILVPKDTPGVEILGPMHVFGHDHAPRGHMHLRFNNVKVPKENMLLGEGRGFEISQVRLGPGRIHHCMRTIGKAEKALDMMVQRGLTREAFGKKIAHLGGNMQIIAQARCEIESMRLMVLKAAKAMDVLGNKEARVWVSMVKAMIPERACKVIDQAIQMHGATGISQWTPLAEMYQDVRHLRFADGPDEVHWMVVGRHELSMP; from the coding sequence ATGAAACACGCCTATGTGCCGCGCACCACCAACTACACGCTCAACCCGGGCGACGAGTTGAACGATCTGCGCATGTCGGAGCAGGTCCGGCCGCTCTACGATCACGTCAAGCAGTTCATCCGCGACACGGTCGAGCCGATGTCGGTCGAGTTCTATCGCGCCGGCGAGAAGAAGACCGACCGCTGGAGCTTCACCGATCAACAGCTCGCGGTGCTGCAGAAGGCCAAGGACAGGGCCAAGGAAGTCGGCCTCTGGAATTTCTTCCTGCCCGACGCCGAAACCGGCGACGGCCTCAACAACCTCGACTACGCCTATATCGCCGCCGAGCTCGGCAAGAGCCCGCTTGCATCCGAGACCATGAACTGCTCGGCGCCCGACACCGGCAACATGGAGGTGCTGGAGCGCGTCGGCACCAAGGAGCAGAAGGAGAAGTGGCTGAAGCCGCTGCTCAACGGCGAGATCCGCTCGGCCTATGCGATGACCGAGCCAAACGTCGCCTCCTCCGACGCCAAGAACATCTCGACCACGGCGAAGCTGGTCGGCGACGAGTGGGTCATCAACGGCGAGAAATATTACATCTCCGGCCTCGGCGATCCCCGCTGCAAGATCATGATCGTGATGGTGAAGACCAATCCGGATGCAGCACCCAGCAAGCAGCAGTCGCAGATCCTGGTGCCAAAGGACACGCCCGGCGTCGAGATCCTGGGTCCCATGCACGTGTTCGGCCACGACCACGCGCCGCGCGGCCACATGCATCTGCGCTTCAACAATGTGAAGGTGCCGAAGGAGAACATGCTGCTCGGCGAAGGCCGCGGCTTCGAGATCTCGCAGGTCCGCCTCGGACCGGGCCGCATCCATCACTGCATGCGCACCATCGGTAAGGCCGAGAAGGCGCTCGACATGATGGTGCAGCGTGGCCTCACCCGCGAAGCCTTCGGCAAGAAGATCGCCCATCTCGGCGGCAACATGCAGATCATCGCGCAGGCCCGCTGCGAGATCGAATCGATGCGGCTGATGGTGCTGAAGGCGGCCAAGGCGATGGACGTGCTCGGCAACAAGGAAGCCCGGGTCTGGGTCTCGATGGTGAAGGCGATGATCCCCGAGCGCGCCTGCAAGGTGATCGACCAGGCGATCCAGATGCACGGCGCCACCGGCATCTCGCAATGGACCCCGCTCGCTGAAATGTACCAGGACGTCCGCCACCTCCGCTTCGCCGACGGTCCGGACGAGGTGCACTGGATGGTGGTCGGAAGGCACGAGCTGAGCATGCCGTAA
- a CDS encoding VOC family protein, which produces MFSHVMIGTNDLDKAKAFYDSLLATLDVRPARVDGHRIFYITKTGIFGVSKPINGEPACHANGGTIGFACNSPEQVEAWHAAGVAGGGKSCEEPPGVREGAAGRLYLAYLRDLDGNKICAMHRMA; this is translated from the coding sequence ATGTTTTCACACGTGATGATCGGCACCAACGATCTCGACAAGGCCAAGGCGTTCTACGATAGCCTGCTGGCCACGCTCGACGTCCGGCCGGCCAGGGTCGACGGTCACCGCATTTTCTACATTACGAAGACGGGCATCTTCGGGGTCTCCAAGCCGATCAACGGTGAGCCCGCGTGTCACGCCAATGGCGGCACGATCGGCTTTGCCTGCAATTCGCCCGAGCAGGTCGAGGCCTGGCATGCGGCCGGCGTCGCCGGTGGTGGCAAGTCGTGCGAAGAGCCGCCGGGTGTGCGCGAGGGCGCTGCCGGAAGGCTTTATCTGGCCTATCTGCGCGACCTCGACGGCAACAAGATCTGCGCGATGCACCGCATGGCGTGA
- a CDS encoding SDR family NAD(P)-dependent oxidoreductase has product MSGIFDLSGRVAVITGGNGGIGLGIAQALNAAGCNVSIWGRNGEKNANAAASMAAGPGKVDVQFCDVSDPGSVKTAMKATLDTFGRVDGCFANAGIGGGGRRAFIDRTEEEWRKMFATNLDGVFHVFQAAARHMTERAEAGDKFGRLVATSSLASLFGTARNEHYAGTKAALNALCRALAVELARHGVTANAILPGWIKSDMTAGIMANDKFVANVMPRIPVRRFGEPSDFGGIAVYLMSKASSYHTADCFVIDGGYTAF; this is encoded by the coding sequence ATGAGTGGCATCTTCGATCTCTCAGGCCGCGTCGCCGTCATCACCGGTGGCAATGGCGGCATCGGCCTCGGCATCGCGCAGGCGCTCAATGCCGCCGGCTGCAACGTCTCGATCTGGGGCCGCAACGGAGAGAAGAACGCCAACGCCGCGGCCTCGATGGCGGCCGGCCCCGGCAAGGTCGATGTGCAATTCTGCGACGTCAGCGATCCCGGCTCGGTCAAGACGGCGATGAAGGCGACGCTGGACACATTCGGCCGCGTCGACGGCTGCTTCGCCAATGCCGGCATCGGCGGCGGCGGACGGCGCGCCTTCATCGACCGCACCGAGGAGGAATGGCGCAAAATGTTCGCGACCAATCTCGACGGCGTGTTCCACGTGTTCCAGGCGGCGGCGCGCCACATGACCGAGCGCGCCGAGGCCGGCGACAAATTCGGCCGGCTGGTCGCGACCTCGAGCCTCGCCTCGCTGTTCGGCACCGCGCGCAACGAGCATTATGCCGGCACCAAGGCGGCGCTGAACGCACTGTGCCGCGCGCTCGCGGTCGAGCTCGCCCGCCACGGCGTCACCGCGAATGCGATCCTGCCCGGCTGGATCAAGAGCGACATGACCGCCGGCATCATGGCGAACGACAAATTCGTCGCCAACGTGATGCCGCGGATTCCGGTGCGCCGCTTCGGTGAGCCGAGCGATTTCGGCGGCATTGCGGTGTATCTGATGAGCAAGGCATCGTCGTATCATACGGCGGATTGTTTTGTGATCGACGGCGGGTATACGGCGTTTTAG
- a CDS encoding enoyl-CoA hydratase/isomerase, whose product MQFKHVTLDFDGSVAILKLDHQEVMNAVSMDMLGGLAEALDAIEDKRDEVRCLVLTGAGRAFCTGANLQGRNAQAKPGRSNAGAALETGFHPFLRRLRKLHCPIVTAVNGPAAGAGMSFALMGDMILCARSSYFLQAFRRIGLVPDCGSTWLLPRLIGKARSVELSLLGEKLPAEKALEWGLVNRVYDDGVLMEEAMKLAHDLASGPTVALSLIRTLYWDSPENSFEEQLNLEFESQRTAGSTEDFKEGVGAFLEKRPAKFKGK is encoded by the coding sequence ATGCAGTTCAAGCACGTCACGCTCGACTTCGACGGATCGGTCGCGATCCTCAAGCTCGACCATCAGGAGGTCATGAACGCGGTCTCGATGGACATGCTGGGCGGTCTCGCCGAGGCGCTCGATGCGATCGAGGACAAGCGCGACGAGGTGCGTTGCCTTGTGCTCACCGGCGCCGGCCGCGCGTTCTGCACCGGCGCCAATCTGCAGGGCCGCAACGCGCAAGCCAAGCCCGGCCGCAGCAATGCCGGCGCCGCGCTCGAGACCGGTTTCCATCCGTTCCTGCGTCGTTTGCGTAAGCTGCACTGTCCGATCGTGACGGCGGTAAATGGTCCCGCGGCCGGCGCCGGCATGAGCTTCGCCTTGATGGGCGACATGATCCTGTGCGCGCGCTCGTCCTATTTCCTGCAGGCGTTCCGTCGCATCGGCCTGGTGCCGGATTGCGGCTCGACCTGGCTGTTGCCGCGGCTGATCGGCAAGGCGCGCTCGGTCGAGCTGTCGCTGCTCGGCGAAAAGCTGCCGGCCGAGAAGGCGCTGGAATGGGGCCTGGTCAACCGCGTCTACGACGATGGCGTGCTGATGGAGGAGGCGATGAAGCTCGCGCACGACCTCGCCAGCGGCCCGACGGTGGCGCTGTCGCTGATCCGCACACTGTACTGGGACAGCCCGGAAAATTCCTTCGAGGAGCAGCTCAACCTGGAATTCGAATCGCAGCGCACGGCGGGCAGCACCGAAGACTTCAAGGAAGGCGTCGGCGCGTTCCTCGAGAAGCGACCGGCAAAGTTCAAAGGCAAATGA
- a CDS encoding phosphotransferase family protein produces the protein MIETDLTRCVASFHPGATGVTGAAKLSGGASQETWTFDIVHPSGTIGAILRRAPPGYGAAPGRAAGLDAEATLMQLAHDAGLPSPKVMHVLKPEDGLGRGFIMARIEGETIARKILRDEEFAGARPILARQLGRVIAGIHSLPKSKLPELRSMSATREIEDLAREYHSFDWPRPVFELALRWLRDHDPGPSSEVTLVHGDFRHGNLIIGPDGVRAVLDWELAHTGDPMEDLGWICVNSWRFGEIDKPVGGFGTREELFAGYAEAGRKADPDRVMFWEVMGTLRWGVMCCGMMQRFRSGPDHSMERAMIGRRASETEIDLLRLLAPRGH, from the coding sequence ATGATCGAGACCGACCTGACGCGCTGCGTCGCGTCGTTTCATCCCGGCGCCACGGGCGTGACTGGCGCGGCAAAGCTCTCCGGCGGCGCCAGCCAGGAGACCTGGACGTTCGACATCGTGCACCCCAGCGGCACTATCGGCGCGATTCTGCGCCGCGCGCCGCCGGGCTATGGTGCTGCACCGGGCCGCGCCGCCGGCCTCGACGCCGAGGCCACGCTGATGCAGCTCGCGCACGATGCGGGGTTGCCGTCGCCGAAGGTGATGCACGTCTTGAAACCCGAGGACGGTCTCGGCCGCGGCTTCATCATGGCACGCATCGAAGGCGAGACCATCGCGCGCAAGATTTTGCGCGACGAGGAATTCGCCGGTGCGCGGCCGATCCTGGCCCGCCAGCTCGGCCGCGTCATCGCCGGCATTCACAGCCTGCCGAAGAGCAAACTGCCGGAGCTGCGCAGCATGAGCGCGACCAGGGAGATCGAGGATCTCGCGCGCGAATATCACAGCTTCGACTGGCCGCGGCCGGTGTTCGAGCTGGCGCTGCGCTGGCTGCGTGATCACGATCCCGGCCCGTCATCCGAGGTGACCTTGGTGCATGGCGATTTCCGCCACGGCAATCTGATCATCGGCCCCGACGGCGTGCGCGCGGTGCTCGACTGGGAGCTCGCGCATACCGGCGACCCGATGGAGGACCTGGGCTGGATCTGCGTCAACTCCTGGCGGTTCGGCGAGATCGACAAGCCGGTCGGCGGCTTCGGCACCCGCGAGGAGCTGTTCGCGGGCTATGCGGAAGCCGGCCGCAAGGCCGATCCGGACCGCGTGATGTTCTGGGAGGTGATGGGCACGTTGCGCTGGGGCGTGATGTGCTGCGGCATGATGCAGCGTTTTCGTTCCGGCCCGGATCATTCGATGGAACGCGCGATGATCGGCCGCCGCGCATCGGAAACCGAGATCGATTTGCTGCGACTATTGGCGCCGAGAGGGCACTGA
- a CDS encoding DUF6285 domain-containing protein, which produces MQDEPTPTELIKAVADFLRNEIAPAIKGHNSFKLRVGINALDLVTRQLALAGESDAAEAERLKQLLGAEGTLAELNRALSEKIAGGDVDLKTPGLAEHLWQTTIDKLAVDQPNYASYKREL; this is translated from the coding sequence ATGCAGGACGAACCGACTCCTACCGAACTGATCAAGGCCGTCGCCGATTTCCTGCGCAACGAAATCGCGCCTGCGATCAAGGGCCATAACAGCTTCAAGCTGCGCGTCGGGATCAATGCGCTCGACCTGGTGACGCGCCAGCTTGCGTTGGCCGGAGAGAGCGACGCCGCCGAGGCGGAGCGGCTGAAGCAATTGCTCGGCGCTGAAGGCACGCTGGCGGAGCTGAACCGTGCGCTGTCGGAAAAGATTGCCGGTGGCGACGTGGACCTGAAAACGCCAGGGCTGGCCGAGCATCTCTGGCAGACCACCATAGACAAGCTCGCCGTCGATCAACCCAACTACGCGTCCTACAAGAGGGAGCTGTAG
- a CDS encoding enoyl-CoA hydratase-related protein — translation MDLKFSKVTRKGPITIVTLSRPEVYNALHIDAHFELNKVFDEFSADPEQWVAIVTGAGDKAFCAGNDLKWQAAGGKRGWDKGGFAGLTTRFDCDKPIIAAVNGVAMGGGFEIALACDLIIASENATFALPEPRVGLAALAGGLQRLPRQIGLKRAMGMILTARHVSAKEGFELGFVNEVVPQGEALAAAERWAETIAKNSPMSIRASKQTIQKGLDMSLEQALTEQRDFPAVKAMAASQDYIEGPKAFSEKRPPKWLGR, via the coding sequence ATGGATCTGAAATTCTCCAAGGTGACGCGCAAGGGTCCCATCACCATCGTGACGCTGTCGCGACCCGAGGTCTACAACGCGCTGCATATCGACGCGCATTTCGAGCTCAACAAGGTGTTCGACGAGTTCTCCGCCGACCCTGAGCAATGGGTCGCGATCGTCACCGGCGCCGGCGACAAGGCGTTCTGCGCCGGCAACGACCTGAAATGGCAGGCGGCGGGGGGAAAACGCGGCTGGGACAAGGGCGGCTTCGCCGGGCTGACCACCCGCTTCGACTGCGACAAGCCGATCATCGCCGCCGTCAACGGCGTCGCGATGGGCGGCGGGTTCGAGATCGCGCTGGCCTGTGACCTGATCATCGCCTCCGAGAATGCGACCTTCGCCCTGCCCGAGCCGCGCGTCGGCCTTGCGGCGCTCGCCGGCGGCCTGCAGCGGCTGCCGCGGCAGATCGGGCTGAAGCGCGCCATGGGCATGATCCTCACCGCGCGCCATGTCAGCGCCAAGGAGGGTTTTGAGCTCGGCTTCGTCAACGAGGTGGTGCCGCAGGGCGAAGCGCTCGCGGCCGCCGAGCGCTGGGCCGAGACCATCGCCAAGAACTCGCCGATGTCGATCCGCGCCTCCAAGCAGACGATCCAGAAGGGCCTCGACATGTCGCTGGAACAGGCGTTGACCGAGCAGCGCGATTTCCCCGCGGTGAAAGCGATGGCGGCCTCGCAGGATTACATCGAGGGCCCGAAGGCATTCTCGGAGAAACGGCCGCCGAAGTGGCTGGGGCGGTAG
- a CDS encoding acyl-CoA dehydrogenase family protein produces the protein MDFNLPADLTAYLAELDRFIESEIKPLEEADDNIRFFDHRREWARTDFDNGGLPRHEWEALLRKAKNLADAAGHMRFAIPKRYGGKDGSNLWMAVIREHFASKGLGLHNDLQNEHSIVGNLPIVTMLDRYGTDEQKAMIDGSITGKYRITFGLTEPEHGSDATHMETRAAPATRDNIKGWIINGEKMWTTGMHVATHCALFARTSGNDGDARGITCFLVPAKSEGVKVEQYMWTFNMPTDHPRVSFTEVFVPEDALFGEVGRGLSLAQCFVHENRIRQAASSLGAAVYCINESVKYARERKPFGKALAENQAIQWPLVELATQAEMLRLLIRKTAWEMDQLTQAQVEHTLSDRVSMCNFWANRLCCEAADRAMQVHGGMGYSRHKPFEHIYRHHRRYRITEGSEEIQKRKVAGFLFGYMGAGKH, from the coding sequence TTGGATTTCAATCTGCCGGCTGACCTGACAGCCTATCTCGCCGAGCTCGACCGCTTCATCGAAAGCGAAATCAAGCCACTGGAAGAGGCCGACGACAACATCCGCTTCTTCGATCATCGCCGCGAATGGGCGCGCACCGATTTCGACAATGGCGGCCTGCCGCGGCATGAATGGGAAGCGCTGCTGCGCAAGGCGAAGAACCTGGCCGACGCCGCCGGCCATATGCGCTTCGCGATCCCGAAGCGCTATGGCGGCAAGGACGGCTCCAATCTCTGGATGGCCGTGATCCGCGAGCATTTCGCCTCGAAAGGGCTCGGCCTGCACAACGATCTGCAGAACGAGCATTCGATCGTCGGCAACCTGCCGATCGTGACCATGCTCGACCGCTACGGTACCGACGAGCAGAAGGCGATGATCGACGGCTCGATCACCGGCAAGTACCGCATCACGTTCGGCCTCACCGAGCCCGAGCACGGCTCCGACGCCACGCATATGGAGACGAGGGCAGCCCCGGCGACGCGCGACAACATCAAGGGCTGGATCATCAACGGCGAGAAGATGTGGACGACGGGCATGCATGTCGCCACGCATTGCGCGCTGTTCGCGCGCACCAGCGGCAATGACGGCGACGCGCGCGGCATCACCTGCTTCCTGGTGCCGGCGAAATCGGAAGGCGTGAAGGTCGAGCAGTATATGTGGACCTTCAACATGCCGACCGATCATCCGCGCGTCTCTTTCACCGAGGTGTTCGTCCCTGAAGACGCGCTGTTCGGCGAGGTCGGCCGCGGCCTGTCGCTGGCGCAATGCTTCGTGCACGAGAACCGCATCCGCCAGGCGGCGAGCTCGCTCGGCGCTGCCGTCTACTGCATCAACGAGAGCGTGAAATATGCCCGGGAGCGAAAACCATTCGGCAAGGCGCTGGCCGAGAACCAGGCGATCCAGTGGCCGCTGGTCGAGCTGGCGACCCAGGCCGAGATGCTGCGGCTTCTGATCCGCAAGACCGCCTGGGAAATGGATCAGCTGACGCAAGCGCAGGTCGAGCACACGCTGTCGGATCGGGTCTCGATGTGCAATTTCTGGGCAAACCGTCTTTGTTGCGAAGCCGCCGACCGCGCGATGCAGGTGCATGGCGGCATGGGTTATTCCCGCCACAAGCCGTTCGAGCACATCTACCGCCATCACCGCCGCTATCGCATCACCGAGGGCAGCGAGGAGATCCAGAAGCGCAAGGTGGCCGGTTTCCTGTTCGGCTACATGGGGGCAGGGAAGCACTGA